In the genome of Salinispirillum sp. LH 10-3-1, one region contains:
- a CDS encoding ATP-binding protein — protein MHSPLQWLKSLNPLASLTGRIFLWFWLTLIVISAVSFLVLQQWARPYELSPLTRDEEQLLLRQRSEIESYLSRGMTPLQAVRYTGVQYGLDLYLVDPNFRLIGQPRPDQIELYLVGSIVEANEPIAGIWEGVKWIGSVPLTYRGETYRLLIKAPVERAPNTMMSLINERITWTLLALLVSGMLSLLLASSFSRPLKLLRTTSRLLAGGHLEARVPNQVSRRADDIGQLGQDFDHMADRIQKLIEAQQKLLSNISHELRSPLTRLQIALGIARQKSGNEELAPQLDRIEREGQRLEDLIAQLLQLSRLENRLQHMDPQKLDLARILRSIVDDASFEAKARDRSVRLQINHQSKITGDHLLLSSAIENVIRNAINYTEEHSEVLISTQEDRGVIRLSVLDHGPGVPDNDLQHLFDPFFRASNTKKGGSGLGLSITRQAVEAHNGMVRAENWPDGGLQITLHLPIDATPTERPRDAIQQNI, from the coding sequence AGTGGCTCAAATCGCTGAATCCGCTCGCGTCTTTGACCGGGCGGATTTTTCTATGGTTCTGGCTCACCCTCATCGTTATTTCTGCAGTTTCTTTTTTGGTGCTACAGCAGTGGGCACGACCCTACGAACTGAGCCCACTGACGCGCGATGAAGAGCAATTATTGTTGCGCCAGCGCAGCGAGATCGAAAGCTACCTCAGTCGCGGTATGACTCCGCTGCAAGCGGTGCGCTATACCGGCGTGCAATACGGCTTGGATCTCTACCTCGTGGACCCGAACTTTCGCCTTATTGGCCAGCCACGCCCGGACCAAATAGAGCTTTATTTGGTGGGCTCTATTGTGGAAGCCAACGAGCCCATCGCCGGTATTTGGGAAGGCGTGAAGTGGATCGGCTCTGTCCCGCTCACCTATCGTGGTGAGACGTACCGCCTACTGATCAAAGCGCCCGTCGAGCGTGCGCCCAACACCATGATGAGCCTGATCAACGAACGCATTACATGGACGCTATTGGCATTATTGGTCAGCGGCATGCTCAGCCTCTTGCTCGCCAGCTCCTTCTCGCGCCCACTGAAGCTGCTGCGCACCACCAGCCGATTGCTGGCCGGCGGCCACCTGGAAGCGCGCGTGCCAAACCAGGTATCACGGCGCGCCGATGACATCGGGCAACTGGGCCAAGACTTCGATCACATGGCGGATCGCATTCAAAAGCTGATTGAAGCCCAACAAAAACTCTTGTCTAACATCAGTCATGAGTTACGTTCACCGCTAACACGGCTACAAATTGCCTTGGGTATCGCACGCCAGAAAAGCGGCAATGAAGAATTGGCGCCGCAATTGGATCGCATAGAGCGTGAGGGACAACGCCTTGAAGACCTGATCGCGCAATTACTCCAGCTGTCACGCTTGGAAAACCGCCTACAGCACATGGATCCACAGAAACTCGATCTGGCTCGGATACTGCGCAGCATCGTGGACGACGCCAGCTTTGAAGCCAAAGCTCGGGATCGATCAGTGCGCTTGCAGATCAACCATCAGTCAAAAATCACTGGCGACCACCTTCTTTTAAGTTCGGCCATTGAAAATGTCATTCGCAACGCCATTAACTATACCGAAGAGCATTCCGAAGTACTGATCAGTACCCAAGAAGATCGTGGCGTCATACGCCTGTCAGTGCTCGATCACGGTCCTGGCGTGCCCGACAACGATCTACAGCATTTGTTCGACCCGTTTTTCCGCGCCAGCAACACCAAGAAAGGTGGATCAGGCCTTGGGCTGTCCATTACGCGCCAAGCCGTTGAAGCGCACAATGGCATGGTCCGGGCAGAGAACTGGCCCGACGGTGGCCTACAGATCACGCTGCATCTCCCTATTGATGCCACGCCAACTGAACGGCCTCGCGACGCAATCCAACAAAACATCTAA